The Vibrio sp. NTOU-M3 genomic sequence GGCTCTAGTTGCCAGCGGACGGGTTCAGAGGCGAAAGCTGAGCTTATCGAGATGAGTCCTAATATCCAGTAAGTTGTTTTTTTCATAATGCGCGGAACTGTTTCGCTATGGTTAGAAAATCGGGTTTATGTGCTTGTTGAGAGTAGCGGGGGGCGTCCATTACTCCTAATAACTCGTATGTTTTTTCATCGGTTTCAACCGTTGTAATGAATGCGGTGGTGCTGTTGTCTTGTTTTGTGCCTTCACAGGTCATCAACGCTTTTATGTGTAGGGTTTTGCCAATAAAGTGCCTGCTTTGGCGGCAATCAGATATGTTGATATTGTTTATAAACCAGTCATGTCGATCACTGAAATGATCGTCTAACGTTTCTAGTTTTGTATATTCAAATAATAAGACGTAAGTTTGACCAATAGGTCCTTTAAATTCAGCAATGGCTTCGCCGTTTGAAAAAGACCCCGACTCTACACGTAGCCACTGATTTCCATAGAAAGTAATTTTTACTTTGCCATTTTCGTCAATGTAGTAATCATCTTGTTGATATTGTGCTAAGTCTTTTACGAACAAAGGTTCAAGAATTGCAAAACCAAACAAAGCGGTTATGAGTGGTACGGTCACGCATGCAGTAATCCATTCAAAGATATTGTAGCGAGCTTTCCCTTTCTTCTTTGTATTTGGTATTCGGTTGGATGTCAGTGAGATACGTTGGCAAACCAGTGTGAATGTAAAAACCCAAATGATATATAATGCGGCGTCTAGCCAAACGGCTGTTTCCCATTTTGATGTGATGGAATAATAAAGGCATATCGTAGAAGAGATCCAAGCACTTATGATGAAACGCTGCCTATTAGCTTGAATGCCAAAAGTCGTTTCAATATCTTGCAGCTTCTTATCTAAGCGTTGCAAGCCAAATGCTTGCGAAAGAAAAATGAAGGGAACAAAAAACCACATCCATGGTGTAAACGGGATTTTTATCACTTGGTTTAGCTCTTTTGTTCGTCGAACTAAGTAAATGGCAGCGTAGAGACCAAGCGTTCCGAAGTTCAGAAAAAACTCCCACCAGAATGAACGGTACTGTCGGACCGTTATTTGAGATTGAGAAGGCTCAGTTTCAGTGGTATGAGTAGGTAGTTTGTCGTCCATGATGATTAATGCGTTTTCTGAATGTTCCTTTAAATTAAGTGGTTACACATTCAGCATCAAGGGAATCTGTTTGGTTTGGTGACGTGTGTGGAAGTCTAATGCTGAGTTTAGATATCACTAAAGTTTACTATCACCAAATATAGACTGTTGAGCTATTTCGAGAGCATCAAACAAAAAAGACTCCCAGTAGGGAGCCTTTTAGGACTAAACTTCTGATTTACTGATCCAACTGTCCTGTTGCTTGAAACACTTCCAACTTAGCCATATATGGCTGAAGATCGGCGATATTCTGATTGAGCCATTCATCGTTGTAGTAGGTATCGAGGTAGCGTTCTCCACTGTCACACAATAGAGTGACAATCGAACCGGTTTCGCCACGTTGCTTCATTTCACTCGCAAGCTGTAATACACCATACAAATTGGTTCCGGTGGATGCACCTGCTTTCCGACCCAAAATTTTCTCTAGCCAGTGGATGGTTGCGATGCTTGCGGCATCTGGAATAGTGCGCATTTCATCAATGACACCGGGAATAAAGCTTGGCTCAACTCGTGGGCGGCCAATACCCTCGATCTTGCTACCACACTGACCAGTAAGTTGAGCATTTCCTGTTTTGTAGTAGTCGTGGAAAACCGAGTTTTCAGGGTCAACCACACACAACTTAGTGTCATGTTTTTGATAACGAATAAAACGGCCAATGGTTGCTGATGTGCCTCCTGTTCCCGGGCTCATCACAACCCAAGCTGGAATCGGGTGATCTTCCATTTCCATTTGGTTAAAGATTGAGTTGGCAATATTGTTGTTGCCACGCCAGTCAGTTGCTCGTTCAGCATAAGTAAATTGGTCCATGTAATGGCCGTTTAATTCTTTCGCTAAGCGATGAGATTCAGCATAGATTTGATCTGAACGATCAACTAAATGAGCTTTACCGCCGTAAAATTCAATCTGTTCAATTTTTTTACGGGCAGTGCATTTAGGCATGACGGCAATAAAAGGCAACCCTAATAAGCGAGCGAAATACGCTTCAGAAACAGCTGTACTACCTGAAGAAGACTCAATGATCGGTGTATTTGGACCAACCCAGCCGTTACAAATTGCGTATAGAAACAGTGAACGTGCAAGTCGGTGTTTGAGAGAGCCTGTTGGATGGGTGCTTTCATCTTTTAAATAAATGTCGATGCCATCGACGCAAGGAAGGTCAAGCTTGATCAAGTGAGTATCGGCAGAGCGCTGATAATCTGCTTCAATTTTACGAACGGCGTTGTTAATCCAGTTATGATCGGTACACATGATGTTTTCCTCAAGCTTCGTTATGATGATAATTTACCTATTCTTGTAGAGAAAAACTTTGCTTCTTTGTTTGTTGTTTGGTTTAAATGGAGAAAAATATTCTCTTTTATTGAGGTTGTGAAGGATGGAATTGGATAAGATTGACCGAAAAATACTCGCACTATTGCAAGACGATGGTACTTTGTCGCTGAACGAGCTAGCTGAATCAGTAAATCTAACCACCACGCCTTGCTGGAAGCGGTTGAAAAAATTGGAAGAATCTGGCGTTATTGCAAAGCGGGTTGCGTTGCTGAACCCTGAGCTCCTAGATTTGTCCTTTACGGCATTTGTTTTGGTAAAAACAAGTGATCATTCACACGAGTGGTATAGCCAATTTGTGGAAACGGCTTCCGAGTTCCCCGAAGTCATGGAATTTTATCGTATGGCAGGAGAATACGACTACATGATGAAGGTGCTGGTTAGAGATATGAAGTGTTTTGATGAATTTTACAAAAAGTTGGTTAATTCGGTGGATGGAATTTCTAATGTGACCTCAACATTCGCTATGGAACCTCTCAAATACACCACTGCACTGCCGATATAAAAAAGTGCCCAGCTATGAGCCGGGCGTTGTCTATTTATGATTGAAGCGCATAACACCTTCTTGAACGGCAGACGCAACTAAGTCACCATGACGATTGTATATTTCGCCTCGCACTAAACCTCGGGTATTGCTGGCTGTCGGGCTTTCAATCGCGTAAAGCAGCCAATCATCTAGCTTAAAGGGGCGGTGGAACCAAATAGAATGATCAATCGTTGCCACCTGAAAATTTGGTGTCATCAATGACACTTCATGTGGATGTAGTGCTGTCACCAGAAATCCCCAATCGGATGCGTAAGCTAACAAGTATTGATGAATCAATTGGTTGTCTGGCATCTCGCCATTTGCACGGATCCATAAATACTGTTTTGGTTCCGCCTTATGAGGTTTGAGCGGGTTAACTACGGTTACAGGACGCATTTCAATGGGCTTTTCACCACAAAATACTTTCTTGATTTTTTCTGGTAAATAATCAGAAATCCGGGCTGCTAGTTCAGACTCTGATGCAAAGTTTTCTGGGCCGGGGATATCAGGCATGGCATTTTGGTGTTCAAATCCAGGCGCTTCGCCATGATAAGAGGCCGTGAGATAGAAAATGGGTCTGCCATTTTGAATTGCTTTTACTCGTCTTGTGCTGAAGCTCTTCCCGTCTCTTAAATTTTCAACATCATAGATGATGGGTTTTTCAGGATCGCCAGGATAGAGAAAGTAGCTGTGAAATGAGTGTACAGTGCGATCGGGATCGACGGTATAACGGGCTGCAGAAAGTGCTTGTCCAATGACTTGCCCACCATAAACCTGAGGCAAGCCAAGGTTTTCACTTTGGCCACGAAATAAACCTTCTTCCAGTTTCTCTAGTTGTAACAGGTTTAGCAGTTCGGTTAGTGGTTTACTCATGTCGATTCTCGTTTGCTTTTGACCTATTTATTATTGTACGGTTTTGTACGAGTTGAAAACAAATGTTTGATTTATAAGTAGCAGGATTGAATGTTCTTATTTTTGATACGAGAAAAATAACAGAGTCAAAATCTCGTCAATAGATAAAAACTGTTCATGACAAGAGCAAATTCTATACCTATAATCTGCCTGAATTAAATAATTGAAGAGAGGCTTTATGAAAAAGGCACTAGTAGCAATAATGTCGGTTGTATTTGGTTTGGCTCTATTTGGTTGTCAGTCATCATCAGACTCAAATGTTGATGAGGCGAAAGTACAATCTATTACAGGTACGATTGCATACCGTGAGCGTATTGCTTTACCAGATAGCGCTATCGTCACTGTTACCCTTGAAGATATTTCTTTAGCAGATGCACCATCAAAAGTGATTGCTAAACATCGTTTTGAAACAAATGGTGCGCAGGTGCCTTTCAATTTTGATCTTGCTTATGATCAGAACAAAATCGAAGCACGTCATACATACAGCGTTCGCGCTCGCATCGAAGTTGATGGAAAACTTCGCTTTACAACTGATACGGTTTACCCTGTGATCACAGATGCAAACCAGACGCAGAAAGTAGACTTACGTCTGGTTGGTGTTCGAGGCTAACCTAACACCTTATTCAATATAAAATGGCAGCTCTAGGGCTGCCATTTGTAGTTTTTCAGCCTTACTTTTCCCACTTCACTGACTTCAACCCCTTCGCTTTGTAGCGCATTTCTCTGTCGTTCCATTGCATTCCCTGTCAAAGAGATCTGTCCTTGACTATTAATGACTCGATACCACGGTAACTTGCTATCTTTAGGAAGATTTCCTAATGCCTTACCAACGTGACGAGCGTAACCCGGATAGCCGGCCATCTTTGCAATATCACCGTAAGTTGTTACTTTCCCATAGGGAATTTGGTGAATCACAGCAAAGATTTGTGAGAGAAATTGATCCATACTGGTTTTGTCCTAAGTCGTTAACCAAGTAAGGATACTTGGCTTGTCGCTTTGATGGAATATTGAAGCACAAAGGGTATCAAAAGGAGAGGGCATGGTATTTTCTACACTACAATTTGTGATAACCACGTTACTTGCTATCGTGTGTGCTCGAGCTTTTAGTCTCAGTCAGGGAGATATCCCAGTACTGGCTATGGTCATTCCTGCTTTGTGGATGCTGCCCTATGGCGGTATTAAAGGCTTGGTGTTGCTTGCGGCTATGACGTTGTATGGGCTAACTCTACCTTATCAACCTATTCCCCTTTCTGTGAGTGTGTGGATTCTATTCCCATTATTGATGGTGGTTTTTTCTAGGCGCAGCAGTATTGGTGTTGTATTAACGGCTGCATTAATAGTGTTGACGTTGGAAGTGGGCATTATGGTGACACAATCTGCGGGAAAATTATCAGGTACCCCACTGGTAACAGTATTGCAGGTAGCGTCTGTTATCGTGATCTGGTGGGCCGCTTCTCATTGGAAGCCTTCATACAAACACAGTTGGTGGGTGTTAGCTCTGATAATCCCTTTGTGGTTGGCTGATTTGTCTTATGCGGTATTAGTCGCGTTAAGCATCACAGGTATGATGGCCTCAATGGAAAGTTTGACAAAACTAACCAGCTTTCGATGGAACAAACTGTTGTGCTGGACGCTTCCTACCGTTGGCTTTGCCGCACTTGTTGTGACTCCGTCAATCGATGTTCCTAATCCCGTGTTTGTTGTTTGGTTGTGTTTATTAGGCACGGCATGGATGACAGACTATATTTTGCGCTCTGCTGAAGAGTACGATGGGGAATAATGCTTTTGAATACCGGCTGCGTTTCATGCGAGAAGTAGTTAGATTAGTCTAATTTGCTTATTTGCTGCCCACTTAGCGCTGAATTAGGCATTTATTGCGATTGAGCCCTTGCATTGCATCACGTGATAATGAATAATCTCCGCACTCTTCGGGAAACTGAAGAAAACAAATCGATGGAGGCCCTGGTCCTCCCGCAACAATAGCTCGTGAACTCGGTCAGGTCCGGAAGGAAGCAGCCGCAGCGTGTGACTTGTGTGCCGGGATGTGGCTGGGGCCTTCGCCCATCTGATGTTTGCAACATATGTTCGCATAAATTGCAGAATAGTTTGCAAATTTGCATTATAAGCTTTCATAGACTATTTTTTGTTGTATGTTTACAACAAAAGTGACTTGGCTATGTTTGATCAAACTAAGAAATCATCTCACGTACACAACATCTGTAAGTTCATGAGCTTGAAGAATGATGCTGTTATTCGTACTCTCTCTATTCTGGAGTTCGATTTCTGTTTTCACCTCGAATACAACCCAAACATCAAAAGTTTTATCTCTCAACCTTTTGGCTTTCATTACCAATTCAATAATCGTAAATGTCGATATACCCCAGATTTTTTAGTGACGGATCACAAGGGGCAATCAACATTCTTCGAGGTCAAACACTCTAGCCAGATTCTTAAACCTGATTTTAGGGAGCGCTTTGAAGAAAAGCAGAGAGTAGCGTTGAGTGAGTTCAACAGACGGCTAGTTTTAGTTACTGAGAAGCAAATCAGGATGGGGCCAACGCTAGATAACTTTAAGTTGTTACACCGCTACTCAGGATTACGCACAGTGACCGAATTTCAAAAGCGAGTTTTGGCATTTATTCAACGCAAGCAAATGGTGAAGTTGCAAGAGGTGTCTTTGTATTTTGGTCTATCAGAGCAAGACACACTTATCTCTACTCTACCTTGGATCTCTTCGGGGCACGTTAAAACAGACCTCAACACGATTGGCTTTGGTCTAGAAACTTGCGTTTGGTGCTAACTATGCCACCTGACTCTAATAATATATTTGGGTTCTTTGATGAGTTTGAAGCGTCAGAAGAAGAATCGCAATTGCTCCCAAAAGAGCTAATTCTAGAACCCATTGAAATATCATCGACCATAGATAGCTTGCCAGCAAAAATTCAGGAAGAGGTTCTTCGCCGCATAAAAGTGATTACTTTTGTGGAGAAGCGCTTGAAAGGTGGGTGGACTGAGAAAAACTTGAACCCCATCTTAAGTCTCGTTGAGTCAGAATTACAGCTTACTCCCCCTAGTTGGCGGACTGTAGCAACTTGGAAAAAATCCTACTCTGAAGCAGGTAGAGAACCATGGGCACTTATTCCGAAGCATACGTTTAAGGGCAACCGCCAGAAAGAAATCGATTCGCAATCCTTGATTGACGAGGCAATTCAGAACGTATACCTGACACGTGAACGACTTAGTGTTGCAGAAGCATACCGATATTATAAGAGTCGAGTAATTCAAATAAATCGAGAGATTGTTGAAGGAAAAATCAAGCCGATTAGCCAGCGTGCATTTTACAATCGAATAAATGAGTTACCCCCTTATGAAGTGGCGATTGCGAGATTTGGTAAACGATATGCAGATCGGGAGTATCGGTCGGTTGGTCAGCAAGTGGCTGCGACCAAACCAATGGAATATGTCGAAATTGACCATACCCCAGTTCCAGTGATTTTGATTGACGATGAGCTAGATATTCCTTTGGGCCGCCCCTATTTGACGATGCTTTATGACCGTTTCAGTAAGTGCATTGTTGGTTTCAGTATCAACTTTAGAGAGCCAAGCTTTGACTCTGTTAGAAAGGCTCTGTTGAATTCACTTTTGGAGAAAAGCTGGCTTAAAGCAAAGTATCCATCGATTGAGAATGAGTGGCCTTGCCACGGTAAGATTGATTGTTTAGTTGTCGATAACGCTACCGAGTTTTGGAGTCAAAGCTTGGAAGATTCGTTAAGGCCTTTGGTGTCAGACATTCAATACAGTCAAGCAGCGAAGCCTTGGCAAAAGTCAGGGATCGAAAAGTTGTTCGATCAAATGAATAAAGGGTTAGTTAACGCGCTGCCTGGAAAAACTTTCACCAATCCTACTCAACTACAAGATTACAATCCAAAGAAGGATGCGGTGGTCAGGGTATCGGTATTTCTTGAATTACTTCATAAATGGATTGTCGACTATTACCACATGACGCCTGATTCTAGAGAGCGCGAGATCCCATACCACAAGTGGCACCAATCGAAATGGACGCCGTCTTACTATGATGGTGCTGAGAAGGAGCAACTCAGAGTAGAGTTAGGATTGCTTAGACACAGGACGATTGGAGTGGCCGGGATCAGGCTGCATAACTTACGCTATCAGTCCGCCGAGCTTATTGAATACCGGAAATATTGCACACCTAATAATGGCAACAAGCTCTTTGTTAAGACAAAAACAGATCCTTCTGATATCAGCTACATTCATGTTTACCTAGAATCAGAAAAGAAGTACATAAAAGTTCCAGCAGTAGACAACAGCGGGTATACAAACGGACTTTCACTTTTTGAACACCAGCGCATACAAAAAGTACGCAGACTGAACACCAAGGATCTTGCTGATGATGAGGCTCTTGCGGATACATTTCTATATATGAAAAAACGTATCCAGGAAGAAACCGATAGATTCCG encodes the following:
- a CDS encoding PLP-dependent cysteine synthase family protein; its protein translation is MCTDHNWINNAVRKIEADYQRSADTHLIKLDLPCVDGIDIYLKDESTHPTGSLKHRLARSLFLYAICNGWVGPNTPIIESSSGSTAVSEAYFARLLGLPFIAVMPKCTARKKIEQIEFYGGKAHLVDRSDQIYAESHRLAKELNGHYMDQFTYAERATDWRGNNNIANSIFNQMEMEDHPIPAWVVMSPGTGGTSATIGRFIRYQKHDTKLCVVDPENSVFHDYYKTGNAQLTGQCGSKIEGIGRPRVEPSFIPGVIDEMRTIPDAASIATIHWLEKILGRKAGASTGTNLYGVLQLASEMKQRGETGSIVTLLCDSGERYLDTYYNDEWLNQNIADLQPYMAKLEVFQATGQLDQ
- a CDS encoding Lrp/AsnC family transcriptional regulator translates to MELDKIDRKILALLQDDGTLSLNELAESVNLTTTPCWKRLKKLEESGVIAKRVALLNPELLDLSFTAFVLVKTSDHSHEWYSQFVETASEFPEVMEFYRMAGEYDYMMKVLVRDMKCFDEFYKKLVNSVDGISNVTSTFAMEPLKYTTALPI
- the tesB gene encoding acyl-CoA thioesterase II — protein: MSKPLTELLNLLQLEKLEEGLFRGQSENLGLPQVYGGQVIGQALSAARYTVDPDRTVHSFHSYFLYPGDPEKPIIYDVENLRDGKSFSTRRVKAIQNGRPIFYLTASYHGEAPGFEHQNAMPDIPGPENFASESELAARISDYLPEKIKKVFCGEKPIEMRPVTVVNPLKPHKAEPKQYLWIRANGEMPDNQLIHQYLLAYASDWGFLVTALHPHEVSLMTPNFQVATIDHSIWFHRPFKLDDWLLYAIESPTASNTRGLVRGEIYNRHGDLVASAVQEGVMRFNHK
- a CDS encoding YbaY family lipoprotein is translated as MKKALVAIMSVVFGLALFGCQSSSDSNVDEAKVQSITGTIAYRERIALPDSAIVTVTLEDISLADAPSKVIAKHRFETNGAQVPFNFDLAYDQNKIEARHTYSVRARIEVDGKLRFTTDTVYPVITDANQTQKVDLRLVGVRG
- a CDS encoding MGMT family protein, with product MDQFLSQIFAVIHQIPYGKVTTYGDIAKMAGYPGYARHVGKALGNLPKDSKLPWYRVINSQGQISLTGNAMERQRNALQSEGVEVSEVGKVRLKNYKWQP
- a CDS encoding TnsA endonuclease N-terminal domain-containing protein — translated: MFDQTKKSSHVHNICKFMSLKNDAVIRTLSILEFDFCFHLEYNPNIKSFISQPFGFHYQFNNRKCRYTPDFLVTDHKGQSTFFEVKHSSQILKPDFRERFEEKQRVALSEFNRRLVLVTEKQIRMGPTLDNFKLLHRYSGLRTVTEFQKRVLAFIQRKQMVKLQEVSLYFGLSEQDTLISTLPWISSGHVKTDLNTIGFGLETCVWC
- a CDS encoding Mu transposase C-terminal domain-containing protein — its product is MPPDSNNIFGFFDEFEASEEESQLLPKELILEPIEISSTIDSLPAKIQEEVLRRIKVITFVEKRLKGGWTEKNLNPILSLVESELQLTPPSWRTVATWKKSYSEAGREPWALIPKHTFKGNRQKEIDSQSLIDEAIQNVYLTRERLSVAEAYRYYKSRVIQINREIVEGKIKPISQRAFYNRINELPPYEVAIARFGKRYADREYRSVGQQVAATKPMEYVEIDHTPVPVILIDDELDIPLGRPYLTMLYDRFSKCIVGFSINFREPSFDSVRKALLNSLLEKSWLKAKYPSIENEWPCHGKIDCLVVDNATEFWSQSLEDSLRPLVSDIQYSQAAKPWQKSGIEKLFDQMNKGLVNALPGKTFTNPTQLQDYNPKKDAVVRVSVFLELLHKWIVDYYHMTPDSREREIPYHKWHQSKWTPSYYDGAEKEQLRVELGLLRHRTIGVAGIRLHNLRYQSAELIEYRKYCTPNNGNKLFVKTKTDPSDISYIHVYLESEKKYIKVPAVDNSGYTNGLSLFEHQRIQKVRRLNTKDLADDEALADTFLYMKKRIQEETDRFRRVKSSKPNLPKTGNTSKLAKFNDVGSEGPSSINVTPVRLKSEVVSDASEHLDDDDFEDIEGY